From Halomicrobium salinisoli, the proteins below share one genomic window:
- the dph2 gene encoding diphthamide biosynthesis enzyme Dph2 codes for MSQERTEGDLRNTGLSLRHDREWDYEIDRIAEAVAERDAETVGLQFPEGLKRRGPAVADDLREELPDGVQVMISGQPCYGACDLDTYLMRRTDVFVHFGHSPMKESEKIIYVPLFSNVDVFPIMEQAREDELAPPEEQEDVGLVTTAQHMNKFDEMKAWLEERGYTVHTRKGDDRLTHEGQVLGCNYASADVDADQVLYVGGGKFHPLGLAMEHPEKKVIIADPVNNAVHVADTEKFIKQRYASVHKAMDAETWGVIFCTKIGQGRWDQAQEIVENNENAYLITMDEVTPDRLTNFGMDAYVNTGCPRITTDDGPQFKKPMLTPQEYRIAIGEEDLEDLAFDTFHGTW; via the coding sequence ATGAGTCAAGAGCGGACGGAGGGGGACCTCCGCAACACCGGTCTGTCGCTGCGACACGACCGGGAGTGGGACTACGAGATCGACCGGATCGCCGAGGCGGTCGCCGAGCGGGACGCCGAGACGGTCGGCCTCCAGTTCCCGGAGGGGCTGAAGCGGCGCGGCCCGGCCGTCGCCGACGACCTCCGGGAGGAGCTGCCAGACGGCGTGCAGGTGATGATATCGGGCCAGCCCTGCTACGGGGCCTGCGACCTCGACACCTACCTGATGCGCCGGACGGACGTGTTCGTCCACTTCGGCCACTCCCCGATGAAGGAGTCCGAGAAGATCATCTACGTGCCGCTGTTCTCCAACGTCGATGTCTTCCCGATCATGGAGCAGGCCCGCGAGGACGAACTGGCGCCGCCCGAGGAGCAGGAAGACGTCGGCCTCGTCACGACGGCCCAGCACATGAACAAGTTCGACGAGATGAAGGCGTGGCTGGAGGAGCGCGGCTACACCGTCCACACGCGCAAGGGCGACGACCGGCTCACCCACGAGGGCCAGGTGCTGGGCTGCAACTACGCCAGCGCCGACGTCGACGCCGATCAGGTGCTGTACGTCGGCGGCGGCAAGTTCCACCCGCTCGGGCTGGCGATGGAGCACCCCGAGAAGAAGGTGATCATCGCGGACCCCGTCAACAACGCCGTCCACGTGGCCGACACGGAGAAGTTCATCAAGCAGCGCTACGCCTCGGTCCACAAGGCGATGGACGCCGAGACGTGGGGCGTCATCTTCTGCACGAAGATCGGCCAGGGCCGCTGGGACCAGGCACAGGAGATCGTCGAGAACAACGAGAACGCCTACCTCATCACCATGGACGAGGTCACGCCCGACCGCCTGACCAACTTCGGGATGGACGCCTACGTCAACACGGGCTGTCCGCGCATCACGACGGACGACGGCCCGCAGTTCAAGAAGCCGATGCTCACGCCCCAAGAGTACCGCATCGCCATCGGCGAGGAGGACCTCGAGGACCTGGCGTTCGACACCTTCCACGGGACCTGGTAG
- a CDS encoding YlbF family regulator codes for MSIETETGEVTPESRVDELAAEFGEAITELPVYQKFAEAKERVENDEEAQEKIQEFERIRDEFMMARQTGEADQEAMRTLQEAQEDLHSLPVMSEYLEAQSELELRLQELNEIVSDELVVDFGQKAGGCCEDE; via the coding sequence ATGAGCATCGAGACCGAGACCGGCGAGGTCACCCCCGAGAGCCGCGTCGACGAACTCGCCGCCGAGTTCGGCGAGGCGATCACCGAGCTCCCCGTCTACCAGAAGTTCGCGGAGGCCAAGGAGCGCGTCGAGAACGACGAGGAGGCCCAGGAGAAGATCCAGGAGTTCGAGCGCATCCGCGACGAGTTCATGATGGCCCGCCAGACCGGCGAGGCCGACCAGGAGGCCATGCGGACCCTGCAGGAGGCCCAGGAGGACCTCCACTCCCTGCCCGTCATGAGCGAGTACCTCGAGGCCCAGAGCGAACTGGAACTGCGCCTCCAGGAGCTCAACGAGATCGTCTCCGACGAACTGGTCGTCGACTTCGGGCAGAAGGCGGGCGGCTGCTGCGAGGACGAGTAG
- a CDS encoding MBL fold metallo-hydrolase → MVDSDWGDWLVRAVEDADPDGLAVWYLGCNGFIVKSSGGTTAFIDPYLGIGDPPRTVRMVPVPFDAEDVAEADAVLATHEHVDHVHGPSQAPILANTGADFYSADAGLDVVDEEAWTEEWDVDAGQLNEVEEGDEFEVGDLTIHVEPANDPDAEHPVSYVIEHGDTTFFHGGDARPGDFEPVGEKYDVDVGVLAFGTVGMIDDKETGEPQRTRWYSDENMIVEAANELQLDTLVPTHWDMWKGMTTDPTVLHNHARSFPYPEDLEILQIGDRTDC, encoded by the coding sequence ATGGTCGATAGCGACTGGGGCGACTGGCTCGTTCGCGCGGTAGAAGACGCCGACCCGGACGGACTCGCCGTCTGGTATCTCGGCTGTAACGGATTCATCGTCAAGTCCAGCGGCGGGACGACCGCCTTCATCGATCCGTACCTGGGCATCGGCGACCCGCCGCGGACGGTCCGGATGGTCCCCGTTCCGTTCGACGCCGAGGACGTCGCGGAGGCCGACGCCGTGCTCGCGACCCACGAGCACGTCGATCACGTCCACGGGCCGAGTCAGGCGCCGATCCTGGCGAACACCGGCGCCGACTTCTACAGTGCCGACGCCGGCCTCGACGTCGTCGACGAGGAGGCCTGGACGGAGGAGTGGGACGTCGACGCGGGCCAGCTCAACGAGGTCGAGGAGGGCGACGAGTTCGAGGTCGGCGACCTGACGATCCACGTCGAGCCGGCCAACGACCCCGATGCCGAGCACCCGGTGTCGTACGTCATCGAGCACGGCGACACCACGTTCTTCCACGGCGGTGACGCGCGCCCGGGCGACTTCGAGCCCGTCGGCGAAAAGTACGACGTCGACGTCGGGGTCCTCGCGTTCGGCACGGTCGGGATGATCGACGACAAGGAGACCGGCGAACCCCAGCGGACGCGCTGGTACAGCGACGAGAACATGATCGTCGAGGCGGCCAACGAGCTACAGCTCGACACGCTCGTCCCGACCCACTGGGACATGTGGAAGGGGATGACTACCGACCCGACCGTCCTCCACAACCACGCGCGCTCGTTCCCCTATCCCGAGGACCTCGAGATCCTGCAGATAGGTGACAGAACGGACTGCTGA
- a CDS encoding ring-cleaving dioxygenase: MQVNGLHHVTAVAGEPARNLTFYADVLGLRFVKRTVNFDDPTTYHLYYGDETGEPGTVLTFFPFGTTRQGQPGRGQATRTAFVVPEGSLEYWRDRFAEHGVEHDDPTERFDERVLRFEDPDGQPLALVTGESDVAPWGDGPVPEEHAIRGFHGVELTSADVDATAEVLDVLGYERVAEAEDRVRYAVGGDRATVIDLVTGDSRAARPGAGTVHHVAFRAADEDEQDAWRERLQEAGQRVTQRKDRQYFQSVYFREPGGILFEIATDGPGFTRDESVDELGSDLKLPPWLEDDREVIEANLDPLDPPAEAEGGESSADVEAEAEGI, encoded by the coding sequence ATGCAAGTGAACGGACTCCACCACGTGACGGCCGTCGCCGGCGAGCCGGCCCGGAACCTGACCTTTTACGCCGACGTTCTCGGGCTCCGGTTCGTCAAGCGGACGGTCAACTTCGACGATCCGACGACGTACCACCTCTACTACGGCGACGAGACGGGCGAACCCGGGACGGTGCTGACCTTCTTCCCGTTCGGGACGACCCGACAGGGCCAGCCCGGTCGCGGGCAGGCGACGCGGACCGCGTTCGTCGTCCCCGAGGGCTCGCTCGAGTACTGGCGCGACCGCTTCGCCGAGCACGGCGTCGAGCACGACGACCCGACCGAGCGCTTCGACGAGCGCGTCCTCCGGTTCGAGGACCCCGACGGCCAGCCGCTGGCGCTGGTCACCGGCGAGAGCGACGTAGCGCCCTGGGGCGACGGACCCGTCCCCGAGGAGCACGCTATCCGGGGCTTCCACGGCGTCGAACTGACCTCGGCGGACGTCGACGCGACCGCGGAGGTCCTCGACGTACTGGGCTACGAGCGCGTCGCGGAGGCCGAGGACCGCGTCCGCTACGCCGTCGGCGGCGACCGCGCGACCGTGATCGACCTCGTCACGGGCGATAGCCGGGCGGCACGGCCCGGCGCCGGGACGGTCCACCACGTCGCGTTCCGCGCCGCGGACGAGGACGAACAGGACGCGTGGCGAGAGCGCCTGCAGGAGGCCGGCCAGCGCGTCACCCAGCGGAAGGACAGGCAGTACTTCCAGTCGGTCTACTTCCGCGAGCCCGGCGGGATACTCTTCGAGATCGCCACGGACGGACCCGGGTTCACCCGCGACGAGTCCGTCGACGAACTCGGGTCTGACCTGAAGCTCCCGCCGTGGCTGGAAGACGATCGGGAGGTCATCGAGGCGAACCTGGACCCGCTCGACCCGCCTGCTGAGGCGGAGGGCGGAGAATCGAGCGCCGACGTGGAAGCAGAGGCGGAGGGGATCTGA
- a CDS encoding alpha/beta hydrolase — MVDGPHAGQPVRTAGADLDDADAAVVAVHGRGARAESVLSLSGEFDVDGVAYLGPQAARNTWYPNRFVAPIEDNEPHLSSALSFVDETVQRAVEAGISRERIVLLGFSQGACLASEYVARNPRRWGGLAAFSGGLIGPPGTEFEYDGDLDGTSAFVGCSDSDPHIPEERVHETTEALEALGADVTERLYPGMGHTINQDETEFVAGMLADLV; from the coding sequence ATGGTCGACGGACCCCACGCCGGCCAGCCCGTCCGGACGGCCGGCGCCGACCTGGACGACGCGGACGCGGCGGTCGTCGCGGTCCACGGCCGCGGCGCGCGCGCCGAGTCGGTCCTCTCGCTGTCCGGGGAGTTCGACGTCGACGGCGTCGCCTACCTCGGGCCACAGGCGGCACGCAACACCTGGTACCCCAACCGGTTCGTCGCGCCCATCGAGGACAACGAGCCGCACCTCTCCTCGGCGCTGTCGTTCGTCGACGAGACGGTCCAGCGGGCCGTCGAAGCCGGGATCTCCCGGGAGCGGATCGTCCTGCTGGGCTTCTCGCAGGGGGCCTGCCTCGCGAGCGAGTACGTCGCGCGCAACCCCCGCCGCTGGGGCGGGCTCGCGGCGTTCAGCGGCGGTCTGATTGGCCCGCCGGGCACCGAGTTCGAGTACGACGGCGACCTCGACGGGACGTCGGCCTTCGTCGGCTGCAGCGACTCGGACCCGCACATCCCCGAGGAGCGCGTCCACGAGACGACCGAGGCGCTGGAGGCCCTCGGCGCGGACGTCACCGAGCGGCTCTACCCGGGCATGGGCCACACGATCAACCAGGACGAGACCGAGTTCGTGGCCGGCATGCTCGCCGATCTGGTGTAG
- a CDS encoding helix-turn-helix domain-containing protein produces the protein MSTIIEASVPADQVGLEETLAAVPDAEFEAVRTVDAGADEVMPLLIVRDGDPDRLLEAMREDESVADVEQLDTLEGRSLFQIDWDARTRILLNVLFEGNNTVLRALARDGRWRLRVMYPRRECVSTTYDCCHAFGVNFEIETIHDLTSSTGRERYGLSAEQHEILERMLESGFYDIPRETTLQELAEEFDVSHQALSERIRRAHKTIIENAVSTDLEPELQI, from the coding sequence ATGAGCACGATCATCGAGGCGTCGGTCCCGGCCGATCAGGTGGGTCTCGAGGAGACCCTCGCGGCCGTCCCGGACGCCGAGTTCGAGGCGGTCAGGACGGTCGACGCCGGGGCGGACGAGGTCATGCCGCTGCTGATCGTCCGGGACGGAGACCCCGACCGGCTCCTCGAGGCGATGCGCGAGGACGAGAGCGTCGCCGACGTCGAGCAACTGGACACGCTCGAGGGCCGGAGCCTGTTCCAGATCGACTGGGACGCCAGGACGCGGATCCTGCTGAACGTCCTGTTCGAGGGCAACAACACGGTCCTCCGGGCGCTGGCCCGCGACGGCCGGTGGCGCCTGCGAGTCATGTACCCCCGCCGTGAGTGCGTGTCCACGACCTACGACTGCTGTCACGCCTTCGGCGTCAACTTCGAGATCGAGACCATCCACGACCTGACCTCCTCGACGGGCCGGGAACGGTACGGCCTCAGCGCCGAGCAACACGAGATCTTGGAGCGGATGCTGGAGTCGGGGTTCTACGACATCCCCCGCGAGACGACGCTGCAGGAGCTGGCCGAGGAGTTCGACGTCTCCCACCAGGCGCTCTCCGAGCGCATCCGCCGGGCCCACAAGACGATCATCGAGAACGCCGTCTCGACGGATCTCGAGCCCGAACTCCAGATCTAA
- a CDS encoding DUF5789 family protein — MPNEGDDDGTGDEDTRELGVDIGSLDSALESHEYPTTVDELIEEFGDHEIELPGGETTVEEVLDTQSGEEFESADGVKQRILNDVGAEAVGREGYSDRGGSNEGESGGDPQSL; from the coding sequence ATGCCGAACGAAGGCGACGACGACGGGACCGGCGACGAGGACACCCGCGAGCTGGGCGTCGACATCGGATCCCTCGATTCAGCCCTCGAGTCACACGAGTACCCCACGACCGTGGACGAGCTGATCGAAGAGTTCGGCGACCACGAGATCGAGCTCCCCGGCGGCGAGACGACGGTCGAGGAGGTGCTGGACACCCAGAGCGGCGAGGAGTTCGAGTCGGCCGACGGCGTCAAGCAGCGCATCCTCAACGACGTCGGGGCCGAGGCCGTCGGCCGCGAGGGGTACAGCGACCGCGGCGGCTCCAACGAGGGGGAGTCCGGCGGCGACCCGCAGTCGCTGTGA